Below is a genomic region from Dioscorea cayenensis subsp. rotundata cultivar TDr96_F1 unplaced genomic scaffold, TDr96_F1_v2_PseudoChromosome.rev07_lg8_w22 25.fasta BLBR01001474.1, whole genome shotgun sequence.
ACTTGGAtcatttggcttgaaagaaatgctCGCATTTTCACTGTTGTCTTTCGACTGCTTCTTTGATTTTAAAGATTGAGCATTTGGTGCTTTCTTGGTTTTCAACTGCTCCAGAATCGAAGAGGCTAAAGCTTGAGGATCCGATGGCAAAGGTCAAGAGAAGTTTGGAGTACCTTTCTTCAAGTGACGCGTTATCTGTGGCCCCTTCGGAGCGACCCCCTACCCCTGGCAAGATGTAGTCTTCTTGTTTGGCCTTGCACCCCTTCGGGATCTCCTTTCCTTTAGGGGTTGCTTTTGTCTGCTCTCTACCCTTAGTATGCCtctgttgttttttctttctctccacTCCTTGTGGTTATTTTGTAGAGCCTCAGCTCCGGGTTTGCCCCTTTTGTACTATTTCTCTtcttaatgaatgtggtttatctactttttcaaaaaaacaaaaaaaaaattaacccatAATCAAAGGCTTGGATATATTTCAATAAGAAAGTAAAACATACATTAATTAAAGTAAAACATACAGGCATTTGGTTAAGCTCTTGTTGTATGTCTTTAAGGGGTTGACAGGGTTGGCTACGAATTTCTCTAAAACTTGTATGTACTCAACGTCGTGGGATCGGCTACCTTAGACGACTGCGGCAGACACCTTGAGATGCGCCAGAGGTTTGCTTCCAGTTATCTATCTGGGTATGCCGATCTCTGGAAAAAGACCACGGAAGCAAGATTAGGAAGAGCTCGTCTCAAAGGTCAGAAAACGTCTTGCTTCGTGGAAAATGTGACACCTGTCGTTTGGGGGACGGCTTACTTTGGTTAATTCGGTCCTCTCAGCAATTCCTACTTATTGGATGTCTCTATTTAGGGTCTTTTGTTGGGTCATTAAGAAGATTGATCGGATTCGTAGAGATTTTTTGTGGACTGGGCCGGACATTAAGCACCCTAAATGTAGGTTGGTTGCTTGGAAGAATCTTTGTCGACCCCGAGAGTTAGGAGGATGTGGTATTTTAGATTTACACTGCTTCAACCAAGCTTtgcttggaaaatggtggtggaaatacATGACAGACTCGACTTGGGGAGGTGCGACAGTGATCCAGTTTAACTACGATCTCCAATGTTGGAACATGTTTTCCAGACAGTCAGGTAGAGTGTCCTTTTTTTGGGAAAGGGTGATGAGCTGTCTCCCGGCCCTGAGAGGTTGTGTTTTGCAAGGTGTCAATTCAGGGACGGAGACcctttttttggaaagatcgGTGGGTTGATGGTCATGCACCTATGTACATCTGGGCGGTTGAGTTCAGTAGGACCAGGGCACCCAACGGTACGATTTCTGAGCTCTCGAATCTCTTGGATCATGCCCCATTCTCGAACGATCCTGAAATCCAGGCTATTAGGACACGGCTTCGTGGATCCTTTGTTAGTTCCGGAGATTGCAAATGGTGGAAACTTGCAGGGAATGGTAAATTTACAgtgaaatctttttataattttctgatTGAGGGGGGGGCGTCGGTGTCCCATCGCCTGATTTTTTTGGCGCAATATCTGTCCCAAAAAGATTACTATGTTCAACTGGCTTGTCTGGCAAGATAGGATCCTCTCGCTTGAGAATTTAGAAAAACGTAGATGCAATAAGCTCCCAACTACTACATGTGTTTTGTGTCATGCCGGAATGGAGTCGGTGGACCATCTTTTCCTGCATTGCTCTTTTGCGAAACGGGTGTGGAGACATTACGTGGAGATCCTGCATCTCCCTGAATCGCCCGTTTCTATGTCTTTGGTGTGGGGTTCCTGGAGGTCCGCTGTAAAACCGACTTGTAGAGACATGGGGGACTTAATGGTCAAAgcaattgtgtggaatatttggattgctagaaatgattgcatcttTAATGCTATTTGCTTGTCTGCTCATGTTCTAACAAGGAAAATTGATCGTATGCTATTATCTTGGTTCTCTACAGCTTCTGAGGGTCCTAGAGAGAAATTGATGGAACCCTGTGACGCCATCCGCCAATGTCTGGATTATGCTGGCCCCCAGGTGGAGGAGGTTGAAGGAGTCTTTCCCTCTAACGAGTCAGGAGGAGCCGTTCCTTCTGAGGAGACTCTGATTCAGATCACGGAGTAGTCTTTCTGTCTTTCTCCAGGCGCGTTGTGGAGGcctgtttgttgttgtttctgttagttccgccggtgtggtttgtgagttttagggaacactcaTGCACTCATAGATCTCACACAAACCGTCAAAAAaagttcacacaaacaaaacaagaaggagacacacaacattggtaacccagttcggcgtccactcgcctacgtctggggggccaagcccagagataaacaatctactaaaagaggtaataatacatgagtacaaatacttgtcactcacactctcaatgaagaccactaccctctctagattgtctagtgctcacacactttcctccaagagtcacccaagagtcacacctacaacttacgagcaaggtagcttatatagacgcctcaacgttccaaatatagcacatacctcttttagaatctccatggctactaattttaaaaaccttccgaaattaagCATGCAGAACTCCTAtagtaacataagttgcaacatggcccctgATCACGACTTGATCGAGTTACGGTTACGTTGcagacgacctcaagacccatcaacctcccagtCATGctttagtccgagtcgatgcgacccAAATCTCCGATCCCGATCGCCAGGCAACCAGCCTCACCTCCTCGCTTCCTCATCACGCTCCCCGCAAAGGGCGCACGTCCCTTATGCGTCTTcgatgaaacttgccaaacttagtcttcaatccacctaaatttggtcttcgaaagattctccaaacttgatcttcaattcacccaagtttggtcctcaaatcttgccttcaatagttcttcaatcaatcaattcaatcatcaaggattcttcaaatcaaatcttcaattaatcttcattccatatttagttttcaatcacatctcctaaatatggtcttgaataactccaccaagatcttcaagatgtcttgccttgcaagccaagcctccttgccatgtcaccatactttccatgtcatcaattttgcCATGTCACATAGATTGTCACGTCATATTGACaatgtgtcaaatcatgtcaataatagtgcggttgcactaacagtttcttttcttgtttgtctGTTCCCCTGTTGCTCTTCCTTTTGTTTCCACTTCTTGTGGTGAGTTCTATAGTGTTGGGTCTGTTTCGTGTTTGAGTGTGGCTTTTTGTGGGTGTCTGTatcagttttctttttaattgaagtggtttatccacattttcaaaaaaataattaattaaatagatatGGCATAAATTATAAAGCATGAACTTCTGCTGCAtcttattgattaattatttaaagattGATCCATCAAAATGAtacaattaaacattaattaggAATTATGGGAATATTGGTGAGGGTGTTGAAAGGAACACAGCAGCATTCTGTGCTAAATTGTCCATGAACGGAGCAAAAGCCATTAGAAAATCCTCTACTGGTGCAGTCTTGTGCACAGACATTGGGGTAGCAATTAGGTCCGTCCTTACAATAAACTTCCTTATTCActgcaacaataacaacatattaaatatatacatatatatcatcttCTATttgaatattaatatatatatatataaatgtagtATTCAATGCATGAACATTGGAAGAGTAAGTAAAAGAGACAGAAAGATATATACCTGCATCTGATGAAATGGATGGGATGAGAAGAGTGATGAATAAAGATGCAAGAAGGTGTTGGGAAGAGAATTTGAGAACCATGTtgatattctttttcttatttgtttttttttttctttcttaagaCTTTATATAAAAGTTGGAGACAATAacatataatacatatatatatatatatgtatgtctaTGTGAGATTGATAGAAATTAGTAGAATAGATATTGATGGATTTAGTCTTCTTTAATGcgtatatttgttttgtggagagtattcaatttttcatattgatttgaCAGtgtatctatatctatatctatattaatatttggattttcttctAAATGCTATAGAGAAGAATGAGAatggaaagaaaagatgaaaagaaagaagaataaaGAGCAAATGGATGTGTGATTTAATTAGATTCACTAGGCAATAATTAGTGAGAtccttataattaattaatattgattaGATGAccataatatattattactttcTCGATgagatatatttgaaaaatggaTTGTGGAATGCAGGATAGATCTATGCATCATCTCCAAAAAAGTGTATAGAATAGATTCTAGTCATCTCaaactttttttcattaaaaaagacagcaaaagataaaaaatcaaataaagcaaaagcaaagaaagataAGAAGGAAGCTGATACTCATTCATCATTGGAtaactcacacacacacacatatatatatccttaaCAATTAAACAATGAATAAAGACACTTTCCTTTTTCCCTCGCATGATCATCTCTTTGATTCTtgattcttgattctctatacatcacatcatcatcatcatcatcatcatcttgttgttttataaatttggaAAGTGGTAGTAGTATTTCAATGTGAAAGACATAAAGaagtaaagagagagagagagagagaatgcaGAAACAGTTGATGAGTGTTGGAGGAATGGAGATCATGGAAACAGCACCAGCAAGGTTGATAAGGATAGATAGAAAGGTTGACAATGGAGAAGAAGTTGGAGACAATACAAGAGGAGAGTGAGGATCAACAAGGTTGCATGAAACCAAAGAGAACAGCTCACCATAATAGTACTACTTCACTTGGAGTTGGATCAGCTAAATTTGAGATTGCTAGGCGTCCATGATCATTAATTACTTATGTTGagctctctttcttttctctctgtctctctatTTGATTGTATAGTTCAAACAGTATGAACTTGCATGAATATTGAGctcaagttaattaattatatgtgaTGTTTTTTTGCTTGCAATTTACATACAtctttatatgttatttttattctatttttttaaatttggaaaagatCAAGGGACTACATGAAGTGCAGTTTTAATCTTTGACTGAGATGAACATGGCGATGGCACTGGTCCACACCTTGGGTAGATCTTATCAATCTCTCATATGgttgaaatttaaataatataaataaataaaggcttatgaagtttattatatatatatatatatatatattatggacaAACCACTCAATTTAATCAATGCGATGAAAAATTGAACTTTTCACTTCGTTTGAAAAGAGTTGCGCCTCTGTAGAGGTGGTCAAGACATATTAGTCACAaaagagattatttttataaaataaaacttaaccACTTAAAATATCTTCAAtaaggcaaatatatatatatatatacacatatatatatacatacatgagCAAACGGGGACCAAATAAAAGGCATGGATAGTAAAATTGGGATGCATCGATGCTCCAACTATAAATAATGACTAGGcatttcaataaaaagaaaaaggtgggaGGAAAGATGCATAGGTTAAGCACATAGCTAAGTAGAATTTTCAAACGATAACAATTATAAAAGATTATCCATCCATGATCACTCTGTCCCACCAATTTTTAAGAGACATTCAATGACTCTGCGCGCGAGCGATCAATGGAGAGCACGCATGCCCTCTACACTTTGAAGAGGTGCACATGAAGTCAAAAAACTATGATTAATAGTTGTCATTGAGTTCCCTAACTTACATGATCACTATCGTTTTTGTGAAAATGACCACAAGAGAAACatacaataaaatttaattaaaatcaaaattggtGGGAGGATGCAACCAAATATGGGCAATTTTAATTACAAAGGGCCAGATCATCAGCCCAGCATGATCACGGCCCGGCTATATATGGGCCAAGCATGTGTTGGGCTGAATCACGGAACTATACTGTTAGTACCCTGACGGCTCGGCCCAGGTAACGTGCATCAACTAACCACAATCCAACACTTAATTAATGTGACTGAGGTCTGAGGGCATATTGGATGAAAAAGAGGTCCGTGCACATGAGCTTCTTTTTTTTGCTTCAACAAGTGAAATAGGTGTAAATTATTAAGTCCTAACAATTCGGTGCATCATAATTAATATGCGAATAACTAGCTGACTAGTACATTTAAACTTACACCTCTTGCCCATGTGTAACCAATCCCATTAGCTAGAAACTTGACTATCATATGTAACACTTATTACCAACTTTGGTGTAGATCTATTCCAGTACatctttgaattaaaaaaaaaagatctacCTAAGTTTGAATGCTACTAATTAATAGTCATCAAAGgtgaacaagaaaaataaagtaaaatatgtaaaatatatatatcccaCCTCTTTTAACTAAACAACATTAGAAGTGTTAGTATAGTGCATACATGCAGTCTAAACTTCTTACCTTTAAGTCACATACAACATAGAGAATGAAAGATGTACAAGAGGCATAGACATTTCCCAAGTTAACAAACGCTAGCCTGTGTTGTTTGCTCTTCATGAATTTGGTGCATTGTGGGTTGCATTTAAccaaaaataagagaagatgatcaatatatacatatatatagtattgAATTATTATATTGGTTTATGTTTTGATAGCGCAAACTAATGACATGgctatatatgtaaaatattattaatatcgTAGTTGTGAAAGGCAATGAATTAATAGAGTGTGGCCCCTAACATGCAAATGAATGAATGCAACACCAGCCAGCATTTATATCTATTACAGGTTGTAGTCACAAGTTTGGCATCCTCTCTGCATCTTTTTATTTATGAGTGTTTAGTGCATGAACAGTTGGATAGTGAGACTTGTTAACTGTGAGGGAAAAATGTAGAGTTTTGTGCTTATCTCATGCATTCTCTTTATTAAAACTATCCACCAACCATCCACCTTCTCATTTACTTTTACATCACTGGCCTTCACTCTGTCCTATCACTTTTTCTATTTCATTCATATGTGAAAGGTACAGTTCTCCACAAGAATCAAACACACTAAGGTGATTAGAGTTTATGATGAAGTTTTCTGGATTCATAAAAagtttctcttttttaattaattatatgatacTCTCTAGGGTTTGGCCatgtgtatataatatattagtaaaGATTAAAGAAGCATTAGAAAATGTTTAGTGTTCATAGCCGCAAGTGCTTCTAATTAAGTCAGTGGCCATAAAGGTCACTAATGCGCAAGCATCTTCAATGTGGAGCCAGGAACAGTTGAGTTTCATTAAATGAGGGACTAATGAGCAGCACTTAGCCATGACTATAAAGAGAAGACGTTTGAAGACTGAGTTGATCAAGAAGCAAGATTGGCACGTCCAACAATGTCTAGAAGAGCACTTATAGTTGCACTGCTGTGCTTTAGTGCACTCATAGCTAGTGGTGTTAGTAGAGAGTtggtagagaagaagaagagtgatGATGTAGGAAAGGGAGATAGTGAGAAGTGTCTTTGGGAGACTAAGGGTGGTGGGTTTGGTGGTGGAGGTGgctttggtggtggtggtggttttgGAGGTGGAAAAGGTGGTGGTTTTGGTGGTGGGATTGGCAAAGGTGGTGGCTTTGGAGGTGGGATAGGTAAAGGTGGTGGCTTTGGTGGTGGGATCGGCAAAGGTGGTGGCTTTGGCGGTGGGATAGGCAAAGGTGGTGGTTTTGGCGGTGGGATTGGCAAAGGCGGCGGCTTTGGTGGTGGGATTGGCAAAGGTGGCGGCTTTGGTGGTGGGATTAGGCAAAGGTGGTGGCTTTGGTGGTGGGATTGGCAAAGGTGGCGGCTTTGGTGGTGGAATTGGGAAAGGTGGTGGTATAGGCAAAGGTGGTGGCTTTGGGAAAGGTGGTGGTATAGGCAAAGGTGGTAGCTTTGATGGTGGGATAGGCAAAGGTGATGGTTTTGGTGGTGGAATTGGGAAAGGTGGTGGTTTATGGTGGTGGAATTGGGAAAGGTGGTGGCGCCGGCGGAGGAATTGGTGGCGGACATGGTGGTGGCATTGGAGGCGGACACGGTGGTGGCATTGGAGGCGGACACGGTGGTGGCATTGGAGGCGGACACGGTGGTGGCATTGGAGGCGGACACGGTGGTGGCATCGGCGGTGGACATGGTGGTGGTATCGGAGGTGGAATTGGTAAGGGCATTGGAGGTGGAATTGGTAAGGGCATtggaggtggtggtggcggTGGGTATGGTGGTGGGGGTGGGGTAGGTGGCATAGGTGGTGGCTTCGGAAAAGGCGGTGGCTTCGGAAAAGGCGGTGGCTTCGGTGGTGGAATCGGAAAAGGAGGTGGGTTCGGTGGTGGTGGAGgatttggtggtggtggcgGTGGTGGTGTTGGTGGCGGTTTTGGTAAGGGTGGTGGATTTGGTGCTGGGTATGGAGGtggtgttggtggtggtggcggcggtggcggcggcggaggtggtggtggtggcggtgGAGGGTTTGGTGGTGGCTTTGGCGCCGGCGGtggatttggtggtggtattggtgGTGGTCACTAAAGACTTTGAATGGTTCTACGACGTTGCATGGGTTTAGTGCATGGCTACCTTTTCTAATTatcattttcaaatatatatatatacatataaatgt
It encodes:
- the LOC120256505 gene encoding glycine-rich protein 5-like, coding for MSRRALIVALLCFSALIASGVSRELVEKKKSDDVGKGDSEKCLWETKGGGFGGGGGFGGGGGFGGGKGGGFGGGIGKGGGFGGGIGKGGGFGGGIGKGGGFGGGIGKGGGFGGGIGKGGGFGGGIGKGGGFGGGIRQRWWLWWWDWQRWRLWWWNWERWWYRQRWWLWERWWYRQRW
- the LOC120256506 gene encoding glycine-rich cell wall structural protein-like is translated as MVLVVELGKVVVYGGGIGKGGGAGGGIGGGHGGGIGGGHGGGIGGGHGGGIGGGHGGGIGGGHGGGIGGGHGGGIGGGIGKGIGGGIGKGIGGGGGGGYGGGGGVGGIGGGFGKGGGFGKGGGFGGGIGKGGGFGGGGGFGGGGGGGVGGGFGKGGGFGAGYGGGVGGGGG